TTATCTTTAAttttttcctttattttatattttaaattttgttgAATTGTCGCTCCCTGTGACTACTTCAGTGAACATCAAAATATTTTGTTTCATGTGATTGTGATTTTCATGCAATACTTATATGAATTACAATGAATTTGGTATTTTTGGTGCTTTTAGGTATGTAGTTTGACTGGAGCAAACAAAGGCATCGGATTTGAGACAGTTAGACAGTTGGCAACTTCAACTGTGCCCCTAAAAGTATACAACCGTTGGATAGGGTCATCTATACCAATTTGGAAAGCTTCATATATTGGTAAATCAATCACATTTCGAGTTTTGTGAGAATCTTTTATAAAATTATCGCAAAATTTTTGTTtctttctatattattattattatacgatATACGATGTATTATTCAATCCTCTACCACTCCGGTTCAGGTATTCACTTGCTACATACTTGGTTCTCTGAATACATACATTGTGTAATTAGAAGTTAAAGGTTTGTGGTTTGTATGTTCATGATGTTTAATTAGAAAATGTGTATTGTAATGGTTTGTTAGGCAGGctgaaagtatgatatgagagagcTAGGGAGAAAGTGTAGAGGAGTTATGATCAACGTATGACAAATTTATCTTAATATATATTCGTCTTCAATAACGTAATGTGCACCCATCTGTGAAAAAGGTACTCGAAATTGCATGATAGGCCTACTTTGGATACAGCCGGGGAGCCATGCACCATGGCTCACGCTAATCTTGCTGCAATTCGAGGTATATTTATATCTGATGAACAATATATTATATGTACTCTTTTTAGTTTATTATTGAGAATGAGTATGGTAACATTGATTTTCATTGTTGTATTGGTGAAGAGCTATACGTAATATGGGCTACAAAAACAACTCTATATGTTCACAGGCCGATGCACCGGATCCCATTGCAATGATCCTCAAAAATATGGTACAACAAAATATAGATTAAAAAATGTAACAGATTCTATTGTGATACCAAATGGGTTTGTAAGTGACGTGTTTTATATTTAACTTCTTGATGTAGTAATATAATATAGACTTACTTTGCTTATACTAATGCCATTAAATGTTGTAGATACAATGAACTGAATGGACTTTTGTATTAGTTGTAGGTGGTTGTTGTCTATAATTAGCTTGGGTTGAAGATATTAAAGTTATAAGATTTCCAGTAGGTTCAATGCTCTGTTCATTGTAACTACTACGTACTAAATTAGGTTCAATACTTTCTTCATTTCATGTATATTATTTACTGGACTTTTAGGCTTTTTAGTTATAATACATACTGTGTAATTAGGTTGTAATTGCGTACATTTTCGTTTATGACTCATGTATGAAAGAAGTAAAATTTCAAATTCTTACagtagttaatattagtaaaaaccaAAATATAATTTCTAAATTGGTTATAGTTGTGTTAGATTTTTTGTTTGGAATCTGTTTCATAGCCAATCATTCTTCATTCTCTAATTGGATATTCATCTTTTTCAGTTGCTATATGTTCTTTGAAGTTGGAAACTTGGAATTATGAGATATGCAATTTCTACATCTAATTTTCGTTTTCTAACATACGTATTAAAAAGCCGCAGCAACGAGCGGCAGGTTTTCTTTCTAGTTGAATTGAAatttgatgattttatgatataatatatagTCTGCATGTGGTAGTGGTATGAGACTAAATAAACTCAAAAGTAGTATTAAGTGCGTCCTCACTCCGCTGTGAATAGAtatactgttttttttttttttttttttttttttttttttttttatatatatttatgagatATGAGATGCACATGTTAGGATTTTTGTACCAACAAGATACTTGATTTACCGCAATCACACAAGTCACTAACAATAAAGAATTAGCTAAAGCATAAAACGATAAAATAAAGATAAACGACTCAATGATTTtatgtggttatatcccaactccaaacatgAAGAAAGGTTGGGACTACATTTTGTCCATGAGAGCAAACCATAGATTTTCTTATATTTGTCCACATAATTACATGAGGTTGGGACTACATTATATTGTTGGGAATATATGGACCCAAATAACAACCACCAATTCAGATTTGGTAATCACACATACAACAAACGAACGTTAAAAAAGAAAAGTAAAGAAAACGACACAAGAAATTTCGTGGTTATATGCAAACGGttagattgctttagtccacggctaACTAGAGTAGTTTTTTTTAACCCGTGATTATGACTTATTATTCATgtcatatttatatatacatcaaACCATAATAAACCATAATTTATCATAACGGACCCTAAGCCCACAATTAGACTTGGGCCATAACATATCTTCTAACAATACACTTTAGGGTTACAATATGATGTATTTATAGGCATAAAACAACAAAGAAACAACATGGGGAGCAAGAAAACGCGTTTTTTCTCGTCAGACTCCCGGATAGGCTTAAGACGTGCCGTGGCTAGAGGAGCTGCGCCGTGGCTTAAGGCATGATTTCGAAACCGACAGCTTTGCACTTTCGAACCTCAATCCAAGTGTTGAGCTGCGTCGTGGCTGGAGAAGCCGCGTCATGGCTTAAAGCTGCAACGAAATTCTTCTTtgtttttgatatccttcacacatccaacaatctcccggTTGAAGATAGTCAGAAAACATGACTGAATTGTCAACCCAAAGCTAACCATCTTAAGCAAGAATGTCAAATCACCTTTTATACTGCCAATCAAACATGGtacactgtaacaacccaacccgtattaaaaccggcccataaaattttttccttttaatacgcgttaaataatactttaggtcccaattgtttttccataaacatctttaatttcaatagaaggtttaataaccttaaaacatttaatacattagttaattgtccaaacggacatacacgacccgactagtttagtttccaacaaaaaccgagcatggtgatttgggactacgctacccaaatcctaatcgaacacaaaagcaagatcttctaagcaacctagccaagatctataatcctcaagcttacccgagccgccaagcatgcgaacctataaaaatatcaacaacgagagggtaaactaacgcttagtgaatgataatatactacatacatatatatgtataaaatggacacgccacaccaaTATCCAAATACCgcgggagcatccaagcataaaggcaagctagtctaagcataccgtaagatcactaagcaacgagctaaagatacatcaacaaaatataagttcaccaacaacgatgtgaacaatgccaataagctacacctggagggttagctacatcacgacaatacaacattaatatatgtatacaatatatatatatatatatatatatatatatatatatatatatatatatatatatatatatatcgaataacataaattgcttacgcttacaacacaataatcatggttaaccaaaccttcgcaagggaatgacttcgcgaaacaagtcatcgatgttcataacaaccattagtgcacttaacacttcgtacactaaccccacgggtggcatcttaacacttcgatacttcaccccgagtggtgtcttaacacttcgacacttcactcttcattttacttgaggtggcatcttaacacgcatatagttcacctcgagtggcgccttaacacatcggcacttcacccgttattctcttggagtggcatcttagcacatcgatacttcattccgggtggtgtcttaacacgtcgacacttcaccccgtcacattactttgagtggtgtcttagcacatcgacacttcactcgtcacgtgaaatgtggtgtcttagcacatggacacttcacatctcacgctacaacaaataaatacattatatacctacgcatataattattccactcactatattaacccttcgtcattggggttatataagtccacatcacacgcccgtgtgataaagtacacacaaagtgtgcacctcgccaaagtggtcaaccaaactgcacaaccgtgccaattggacctatacacaagtccatcaaatccacctatatgtgaagtgagctctataaccgagaaccacttcacccgacccgcagccatcctacacatacatatgcatataggatattaacactcaccttgtcgccttgaagaaatgcttccaagtaatccgcaactcgtcaatggaaagtacctaatccattatcacaaattcaacaacacacttagattggatctacaaaccaacccaattcgacacttagtgcaatttcgacccaaatgcactttcaaggacaaaccgcgcccaaactacccaataatcactaacacaagtgataatggtcctaatatgccaattaaacccgaacacaagtgttaaacacttatcgttctcaaaatcgcccataaactctaattttgacccataaggtcaaaatctcaccatttacaagttttgacaccaaaacatgtttaacacggttttatacttcaacttaatctattttaagtttacaaacctcatcgaatcgacattcggttcataatcctcaacaaaccctaattttgactctagtcaaaattagtcaaccacgaaaaccctaaaagtctccaaaacaccaataatcactaatgctagtgattgtacaccatttacaagtcttaaacatggttaaatcattaaccaacccaaaacccgcctttaacacttataaacccgaatcttggtgttaatctccaattaacaactaaatgggttccatctatgaatcatacaatcaaaagccccaaatttgaatgatgaacacgaaaatgaaattcggagttagagcttacgaCTAGTATCACCgcatagctaagaacgaggagaacaaacttgtcaaccacgccaaagatcaaaacccgcttcttccgttccaaaatcccacttgaatcacttggggtatttgagtttcttgggagaaaatgaaagaaaaaggaaaagaaaataagaaatgaaatgaatggatgaggttaaatcctcaaatctggctcaaacgcgaaaagatcagattgcccttgaacttcattaaaaattacaagaatctggtgccagttcgtgcagtatgccgcgccgcggcattaatggtcgcgccgcgacctttgcctgagtctggtgccttctttaccacactttctgatctgaattctagttgattgccgcaccgcggcctcatttgtcgcgccgcgacacacggcgtgatctgagtcattttcttgcatacaagacctcaacacccgaacatgtcccgaacccttcatacgcctatcgtacatacacaatacacctataaatcatatacggggaaaa
The window above is part of the Rutidosis leptorrhynchoides isolate AG116_Rl617_1_P2 chromosome 1, CSIRO_AGI_Rlap_v1, whole genome shotgun sequence genome. Proteins encoded here:
- the LOC139872846 gene encoding uncharacterized protein isoform X1; this encodes MSFTLVKVCSLTGANKGIGFETVRQLATSTVPLKVYNRWIGSSIPIWKASYIGTRNCMIGLLWIQPGSHAPWLTLILLQFEADAPDPIAMILKNMVQQNID
- the LOC139872846 gene encoding uncharacterized protein isoform X2, which produces MSFTLVKVCSLTGANKGIGFETVRQLATSTVPLKVYNRWIGSSIPIWKASYIGTRNCMIGLLWIQPGSHAPWLTLILLQFESYT